The Leifsonia sp. ZF2019 DNA segment GCCGACGCTCGCCGCCGTCACGCTCGCGACGCTGCACGCCGCGAAAGGTCTCGAGTGGGAGTCGGTCTATCTGATCGGATTGAGCGAAGGACTCGTCCCCATCAGCTACGCCACCGGCTTCGAGCAGATCGACGAAGAGCGTCGCCTGCTCTATGTCGGCATAACGCGTGCCCGCCGCCGTCTGCGGCTCAGCTGGTCGCATCGAGGCTCCCAGCCGGGACGTCCGGTCGTCCGGCAGCCGTCGCGCTTCCTCGCCGAACTGGCCCCGCCGGCGCGTCAGCAGGGCACATCGGACGACTGAGCGGCAGCGCGAGGCACCCGCATTCCGGGTGCGGCATATGCTCCGCCGTGCTCCATCGGCCCGTAGCCGGGTCGAAGCTCGTGCTCCTGGCCGGCTGCGGCTCGACGGCCCTCCCGCGCCCGACGGCCCGCGCACCCACGACGGCCAGCGCGATCGCCGCCGTGACGGAGGCGACGGCCTCGACGACCAGCCGCGACTCGCCGGGTCGAGTGCGGGAGTGCAGCTGTGTCGCTAGCGCGGGCCACGCTGGATCGGCGTCGCGGCGATGCAGATCCAGGCATCGAACGCACGCGCCGCGACCGGGGTGGACCACCGGCCCGACCACGACCCGCTTCTCGCCGAAGACGACGGGGAGGTGCGGTACGTCCCTGCGCAGCCACTTCCCGTGGCGCGAGGGCTCGATCGCATAGGAGCCCACGAGGACGGCGAAGGCTGCGGCCTCCACCCGCGGATCGCTCCACGAGAGCCCTGCAGCCACCTCCGCTCCGCCATCGCGCAGGTGCCCGACGACGCGGGCGGCGGTCGGCCCGTCGCCGTCCAGGGCCACGAACGGTGTCGCGGCCGCGCGGTCGTCGGGT contains these protein-coding regions:
- a CDS encoding TOMM precursor leader peptide-binding protein, with protein sequence MVLAIDPRIPRVWRSPDALQFGVDAPVLVLEPVSPAEERMIAALADGVSMAGLRMIAKRSRVEQTTVDALLARLHPVLDRPDDRAAATPFVALDGDGPTAARVVGHLRDGGAEVAAGLSWSDPRVEAAAFAVLVGSYAIEPSRHGKWLRRDVPHLPVVFGEKRVVVGPVVHPGRGACVRCLDLHRRDADPAWPALATQLHSRTRPGESRLVVEAVASVTAAIALAVVGARAVGRGRAVEPQPARSTSFDPATGRWSTAEHMPHPECGCLALPLSRPMCPADAPAGPVRRGSATAAGRPDVPAGSLDATS